Within the uncultured Draconibacterium sp. genome, the region TGCCACAAACGTGGAATGGAATTGCACGCCTGGTTAAATCCGTACCGGGTAGCTCAAAAACTCGACGATCCACTTTCGATCGACCACATTGCATTCCGTCATCCCGAGTGGATTTTAAAATATGGCGACCGCTTGTATTTTGATCCCGGACTGCCACAGGCCCGAAAATTTGTTACCAATGTGGTACAGGACATTGTTAAGCGTTACGATGTGGATGCCATTCATTTCGACGATTATTTCTATCCCTACCCGTTAAAAGAAGAATTTCCGGATACCACATCGTTCAAACTCTACAACCGTGGATTTACTGCTGAAAATAAAGCTGACTGGCGCCGCGAGAATGTGGACATAACCATTAAAATGCTGAACGATTCGATAAAAGCTACCAAACCATGGGTTAAATTTGGCATTAGCCCGTTTGGCGTGTGGCGCAATAAAACCGATGACCCGATGGGGTCCGACACAAAAGCCGGGACAACAAATTACGACCAATTGTATGCCAACATAATAAAATGGCAAAAAGAAGGATGGATCGATTATACATTACCGCAATTGTACTGGCAAATCGGGCACCCGACCGTTGATTTTCAGCTACTGGCCAACTGGTGGAAAAACCATTCTTATGGCCGCGCAATGTACATTGGGCAGGCACCTTATAAAGTTAGTCGTACTTCGCAAACCAAAGAGTGGACTGAACCTGACCAGCTTCCAAAACAAATACGGATACTCCGCTCAATACCTGAAATTCAGGGTTCGTCGTTTTACAGCAGTAAATGGTTTAATGGCGATTTACTGGGATTACAAGACAGTCTAAAACTCGACTACTTTAAATCTCCGGCCATTGTTCCGCCAATGCCCTGGCTCGACAATCAGGTACCACAGCCACTTGCAAAAATTAAAAAACGGGGCAGAAATCTGAAGTGGACACCTGCAGAGACACAAAATGAAATGGATAAAGCCTGGAGTTATGTACTTTACCTAAATGAAGAAGGAGAAAAGTTTGATACAGATAGTTGCAAATTTATATACAGCATCACAAAACATCAGGAAATAAAACTTGACCGAATCAACCGGAAAAAGAAAAAATATGAAGTGCGCATTTCCGTACTCGACCGTTTAAGTAACGAAAGTAGCTTAAGTGCTCCTGTGAAAGTCAAGCTCTGAATTTAAGCTCGGGTTAAATAAATTCTTCGATTGCTTCCGGCGAATTACCAATGGCTTCTTTGCCTCGCAATCACCTAACTGTGTGTACCACACATTGATTTTTATATCGTAACACATAATGTTTCAAAACATTTTTACGCCACAAAAGTTCTTTAACAGGTATAAAAATCAGCTTGAATCATCCTTCAAAATACCCAAAAATAAACAGACAAGATCAAACAAATTACGTTAAACAAAATAAAATGCGAATAAGCTTTTGTTAATTACATTCTTTTCTTCATTCGCCTTGTCAGCCGATATTAACATTTTCACGATTTTTACTTTTATGATAATAAAAGTGGAAAATCATTCTCTTTTACCTCCTATCTGACACTTTTTCATTGAAATATTTGGAAATTAATAAACAACAGTATATTTTGCAGATACAAACCCTTATTTTTTATCTTTTTGTTTTTATTATGGGCAGCTTTTTGTGGACGAAGAGTTGCCCATTCGTGCCCTTTTGCAAGGTTACTGGGCTGAAAATGAGTTAAAATACTACTTGTTGAAGAAGTAGATAACTATACCATTGCATCGCAATAAAAGTTTGGGAAGACTTTTATTGAACTTGGGCATTCATTAGGAATGATAAAAAATTAGAGTTTTTAAAAGGCGGGGGGCACCCAGTGGTGGTCGGAAGAAATTCCGACCATTTTTTATGTTTTAAAAAACAAGCTGGGATCACCGCCACATTGAGTTACAATCACCGCTATAGCAAGGGTTCGAACCTCCATGACTATTCTTCTTTTGGCAGTTTTGTAACCAATACGATTTGCTTTCTTATAGATTAAAACGAGCATGGCTACAATGAGAGTCATGTATATCATTATTTCCATTCCGTTTTTATTTAAAGAAACAAGATGGCTTGTGTTTAATTCTTGTTTCAGAAATCTAAAAAATACTTCAATATCCCACCTTCGTCTATACGCATGGGCTATTTCTTTTGTAGAAAGCTCAAAGTCGTTAGATATAAACCAATATTGCTGTCCTTCATCCTCCTTACTTTCAATAATTACCAACCGAAACTCAGTATCCACTAACTCTTCTCGATAATGGATGTTTCCTTGCTTATTTTTAATAGGCAGCCCGGTATACAATTGCACTCTGCTGTCTGTTATTAATGTAGATTCTCCAAAATCAAGTTTTTGACCTTCAGAGATAAGGGATTCTAATTCTATATATTTTCTATGCTCTTTCGCCCTGCATATAAACCTTATAGAGTTTTGAGTAAAAGTTTTCATTGTTTTTGTTGACTGCAACCCTCTATCAAGTACGTATATACTTTGGTGACTAGCTTCTTTTTTTACATGACTCAAAACAACTTCGGGCAAAGCGATATCTTCACTGGAATAGCTGGAGTTTGTAAAGGCTTTAAACTCACAGGGCAAAATGCCATCAAAGGCTACGCTGTACTTTACAGCTTTCTTTCCTACGTTATTAATGCCTTCCATTAACTTGCCAGCAGTATCACTAACAATTGTGCTGTCAACGCGTATCAGATTATGTTTGTGCCTTTCTGTTTCAATGTAAACAGAAGAAAACTGGTCGTAAATACATTCATAGATTTGCCTAAAATAGCCTGCATCAATTTTTGATAATCTTTCAGAGATAGAGCTCCGTCGAACAGTCTCCTTCTTTTCCAGGTCAAACAACAGTTTAAATACCGGATCATTAAAAGTATCTTCTAAAGTACGTTGACTTAACTTCTCGTTTTCTAAAATTCCATACAGCAGCAAATAAAACAGCTTTTTACCATGCAGTACTTTGGCATAGTGATCGACCTTCGAGGTAGAAGATAACTCCGATAATAGTGCTTCCGGGATAACACTTAAAAGTTGACTGATTTGAATATTGTGTCCTTTAAACATTGACATATATTATCTTTTGATTATATTAAATATAACATATATTATGACCAAATGCAAATATAATGTATTGTCGTTTAGTTGTTTATGTGTTCTTTCAGAAGAGATAAGATACAAAAAAAGTCGGAAGAAAATCTTCCGACCATGACTGGGGGGCACCTGCCTTTTTCTTTTCCCGGAAATTAGTTCATATCTGCGTTCAAAAAGCCGGCCGTTTTTTTGATCGAGTCAGCAATAGGAAGATACTCATAACCGATCGTTCGGGTAATTCTCGACCCATCGAAGTTATTAACGGTGTTACGGCCAGTGGCAGCTTCGCGGGTGATTAACGATGGCTTGCGTGTAAACCAACTGGCAAAAGTAGCTACCCGCCATACAAATCCCATCAAAAAATCGCTTGCCCAAATCGTTGGCTTTGGCTTTTGTAATGCATCAGCAATTTGAGTGAACACCTGCTGATAACTCAAATTCTCCGCACTTAAAATATAGCGCTGGTTTTTGCAGTCTTCAAAGTTTTCCGATTCCATCAATTTTATCATGGGGCGCACAACATCAAAAACATCAACAAAACCGGTAACACCTTTGGTATAGAATTTCATACCATCCCAAATAGTTTTGAAGATCTTTGCACTTCCGCTCTCCCAATTCGCAGGGCCAAAAATTATGGACGGATTTACGATAATAGCATCCAACCCTTCTTCTATTCCGCGCCAGATTTCGGTTTCAGAATAAAATTTGCTTTCCGAGTAAGCCGAATTCTTTTTCGACGGCAACCAGTTGGTTTCTTCAGTAACCGGAGTACCATTTTGCATTTTTCCCAGGGCGGCAATGGAGCTTACGTGGCAAATCTTTTTTACCTCGTTTTCGATGGCCGCATCAACAAGATTTGCTGTTCCCTCTACGTTATTTGAGATCATTCGTTCCCGTTCTTTACTTTCGAACGAAACGATAGCCGCACAGTGGTAAATCTCAGTTACACCGTTCAATAATTTTTCGAGCGAGTAATAATCCAGGATATCGCCATCCACCCATTCGATGGTGTCGAACAGCTGCCGGGCATCATTGGTGTAGTAGGCAAAAATTTTCAGAACCTGTTTCAGATTACTTGTTTGGCGTTTTAAGGCCTTTACTTTTTGGCCCGTTTTACAAAGCTCATACAATAAATGAGCTCCAACCAACCCGGTACCTCCTGTTACAAAAACCATTGATTTATTTTATGAATTCCAGGGTGTTACGGCTTTTGCGCCAAACTCTTTCCCTGTTATGTTTTCAATATGCACTTTAAAAACTCCAACATTTTTTACCGCTGGCGTTCCGAATTTAAATTCGCGGTCACTGTATTGTTTCATTAATAAACCGAGGCAGCGGTACTTTTCATCAAAATCGTCGATAAATTCCACTTTACCTTCCACATTTACCGTCTTCGATTTTACCCGGTAGCTACAGCCAACACGTACATCCTGCCAGGCCAGTTCTTCGCCTAATGTCCAGTTTATGCACACCTGCGGATTGGTTTTTATGGTTTCCCACATGCGCCCTTCCATTGCCGAATGAAGAATAATTGTATCGCCTTCCAAAGCAAAATTTAGCGGCAAAACATAAGGTTTATCATCCACCGACATCGCAAAATAACAGGTTTTGCAGCTGCGGATTACTTCGTCGATTTCTTTGCGGTCTTCGATAAAATTTGTTCGCATATGGTTAATTTATAGTTCGGCTGCCAAGGCTTTTAGCTAACTCTTTTTCAGCCCGTTTCAGGTTCATATATATTGATTGTTCTTCAATCACTTTATCAAAATCGTTTTCTGCCGACGCTTTATCAATAGCCTTCTCAATATCGGCCATCATCAACTTTATTTTCCGCAGTTTATATTCATTCACGATCCGTGGAATGAGAAGATCCAAAATGTCCTCCTCTTTTTCGGTAAAAGCACCAGCTTTAGTCCAGCGTTTACTTTCGGTATATTTTTCCGAAAGCAGATCGGTTGCAAACTTACTCATCGAAGCATCGGGATGGTAAACAAAGTGTTTCCACGGATCGAAATTATCTTTGTACAAATTCTCCCGAACTTCGTAAAATACCTTTTTAAACAGCTCATTTTCCGACACCAGCTCATCAACTTCCAGTTCATCGATCATAAACTCACCAACCGACAGAGTGCGGGTCTCGTGCGTTTCCTCATCTTCCTCTTCAAACAAATCGCATGCACAATATTTTA harbors:
- a CDS encoding family 10 glycosylhydrolase codes for the protein MKKLLFLFAAYLFLSNIAQSQPKYEFRAVWVATVVNIDWPSKPGLSTDAQKREIIDILNLHKSLGMNAIILQVRPAADAFYQSDLEPWSRYLTGVQGQAPLPFYDPLKFWIEECHKRGMELHAWLNPYRVAQKLDDPLSIDHIAFRHPEWILKYGDRLYFDPGLPQARKFVTNVVQDIVKRYDVDAIHFDDYFYPYPLKEEFPDTTSFKLYNRGFTAENKADWRRENVDITIKMLNDSIKATKPWVKFGISPFGVWRNKTDDPMGSDTKAGTTNYDQLYANIIKWQKEGWIDYTLPQLYWQIGHPTVDFQLLANWWKNHSYGRAMYIGQAPYKVSRTSQTKEWTEPDQLPKQIRILRSIPEIQGSSFYSSKWFNGDLLGLQDSLKLDYFKSPAIVPPMPWLDNQVPQPLAKIKKRGRNLKWTPAETQNEMDKAWSYVLYLNEEGEKFDTDSCKFIYSITKHQEIKLDRINRKKKKYEVRISVLDRLSNESSLSAPVKVKL
- a CDS encoding pyridoxamine 5'-phosphate oxidase family protein, with product MRTNFIEDRKEIDEVIRSCKTCYFAMSVDDKPYVLPLNFALEGDTIILHSAMEGRMWETIKTNPQVCINWTLGEELAWQDVRVGCSYRVKSKTVNVEGKVEFIDDFDEKYRCLGLLMKQYSDREFKFGTPAVKNVGVFKVHIENITGKEFGAKAVTPWNS
- a CDS encoding NAD-dependent epimerase/dehydratase family protein; translated protein: MVFVTGGTGLVGAHLLYELCKTGQKVKALKRQTSNLKQVLKIFAYYTNDARQLFDTIEWVDGDILDYYSLEKLLNGVTEIYHCAAIVSFESKERERMISNNVEGTANLVDAAIENEVKKICHVSSIAALGKMQNGTPVTEETNWLPSKKNSAYSESKFYSETEIWRGIEEGLDAIIVNPSIIFGPANWESGSAKIFKTIWDGMKFYTKGVTGFVDVFDVVRPMIKLMESENFEDCKNQRYILSAENLSYQQVFTQIADALQKPKPTIWASDFLMGFVWRVATFASWFTRKPSLITREAATGRNTVNNFDGSRITRTIGYEYLPIADSIKKTAGFLNADMN
- a CDS encoding IS4 family transposase, whose translation is MSMFKGHNIQISQLLSVIPEALLSELSSTSKVDHYAKVLHGKKLFYLLLYGILENEKLSQRTLEDTFNDPVFKLLFDLEKKETVRRSSISERLSKIDAGYFRQIYECIYDQFSSVYIETERHKHNLIRVDSTIVSDTAGKLMEGINNVGKKAVKYSVAFDGILPCEFKAFTNSSYSSEDIALPEVVLSHVKKEASHQSIYVLDRGLQSTKTMKTFTQNSIRFICRAKEHRKYIELESLISEGQKLDFGESTLITDSRVQLYTGLPIKNKQGNIHYREELVDTEFRLVIIESKEDEGQQYWFISNDFELSTKEIAHAYRRRWDIEVFFRFLKQELNTSHLVSLNKNGMEIMIYMTLIVAMLVLIYKKANRIGYKTAKRRIVMEVRTLAIAVIVTQCGGDPSLFFKT